A genomic window from Desulfonatronum thiosulfatophilum includes:
- the purE gene encoding 5-(carboxyamino)imidazole ribonucleotide mutase yields MKNKVAIFIGSISDEEKMSPCSEVLSSLGIPHLFTVASAHRTPERVQRLIKELEEQGCKVFICAAGMAAHLAGAVAAKTIRPVIGVPLTASALGGMDALLATVQMPPGFPVGTVALDSGGARNAAWLAAQILALEDQEMAQKIRQARQKMIEGVEKAGADLESRFSKNPS; encoded by the coding sequence ATGAAGAATAAGGTGGCAATATTCATTGGCAGCATATCCGATGAGGAGAAGATGAGCCCATGCTCTGAGGTACTCAGCTCCCTTGGGATTCCTCACCTGTTTACCGTGGCTTCAGCCCACCGCACACCCGAACGGGTCCAGCGCCTGATCAAGGAACTGGAGGAGCAAGGCTGCAAGGTGTTCATCTGTGCCGCGGGGATGGCCGCTCATTTGGCCGGTGCCGTGGCCGCCAAGACGATTCGTCCCGTGATCGGCGTGCCCTTGACGGCCTCAGCTTTGGGGGGAATGGACGCCCTTCTGGCAACGGTCCAGATGCCTCCCGGCTTTCCGGTTGGCACCGTTGCCCTGGACAGCGGCGGAGCCCGCAACGCCGCATGGCTTGCAGCCCAGATTCTGGCTTTGGAAGACCAGGAAATGGCACAGAAAATCCGCCAAGCGCGTCAAAAAATGATTGAGGGGGTTGAAAAGGCAGGCGCGGATCTGGAATCGCGGTTTTCCAAAAATCCGTCCTGA
- the zwf gene encoding glucose-6-phosphate dehydrogenase, with protein MTDQETQNLFMNTAVQTDFPSGQLLRSQDRLAPCVFVVFGASGDLATRKLFPALYHLFSADHLPDHFGIIGCSRTTFDDSAFQDRIRRILPTPTDELPDRRDDFVRKIRYQTLVYDNLQDYDSLSHRLESINASFGTQGNRLFYLAVPPQLYPVISTMLGRSGLAREKDRHHEWSRIVLEKPFGHDLPSALELSDVLHEHFSEHQIFRIDHYLAKETVQNLLMFRFANTIFEPLWNRNYIEYVSISAAETLGVEKRAGYYEQAGVIRDMFQNHMMQLLSLVAMEAPSRFQDESVRDDKTKVFNSLRPFELQGRFRDLVLGQYGPGNIDHHAVPGYRQEEGVAPDSLTPTFAFLRSYIDNWRWQGVPFYICSGKRLSRKLTRIVIQFKDVPHSMFRHILGEKISSNRLILGIQPDEVINLTLQTKSPGMSSFLRTVTMRFDYNHEAEKSRLKDAYEKVLMDCLLGDQMLFWRQDAVKRCWAYLTPILEMCESCGDRAQHLHLYPAGTWGPKEVEATYENYLQDHI; from the coding sequence ATGACGGATCAAGAAACTCAAAACCTGTTCATGAACACAGCCGTGCAGACGGACTTTCCAAGCGGCCAGCTGTTACGAAGCCAGGACCGTCTCGCCCCGTGTGTTTTCGTCGTATTCGGCGCATCCGGCGACCTGGCGACACGCAAGCTCTTCCCCGCGTTGTACCACCTCTTTTCGGCAGATCACCTCCCGGATCATTTTGGCATTATCGGATGCAGCCGAACCACGTTTGACGACTCCGCCTTCCAGGACCGCATCAGGCGGATCTTGCCTACTCCGACAGACGAGCTTCCTGATCGGCGGGATGATTTCGTGCGCAAGATCCGCTACCAGACCTTGGTCTATGACAATCTCCAGGACTATGACAGTTTGAGCCATCGGCTGGAATCGATCAACGCTTCATTCGGAACCCAGGGCAACAGGCTTTTTTATCTGGCAGTGCCGCCGCAACTTTATCCGGTGATCTCCACGATGCTCGGCCGCAGTGGACTGGCCCGGGAAAAAGATCGACACCATGAATGGTCCCGGATCGTTCTGGAAAAGCCTTTCGGTCATGACCTGCCTTCGGCCTTGGAATTAAGCGATGTGCTGCACGAGCATTTCAGCGAACATCAGATTTTCCGGATCGACCACTACCTGGCCAAGGAAACCGTGCAGAACCTGCTCATGTTCCGGTTCGCCAACACGATTTTCGAGCCGCTGTGGAATCGCAACTATATCGAGTATGTGAGCATCTCCGCCGCGGAAACCCTGGGCGTTGAAAAACGGGCCGGGTATTACGAGCAGGCCGGCGTAATCCGGGACATGTTCCAGAACCACATGATGCAACTGCTCTCCCTGGTAGCCATGGAGGCCCCCTCTCGGTTCCAAGACGAGTCAGTCCGTGACGACAAGACCAAGGTCTTCAACTCGTTGCGCCCTTTCGAACTCCAGGGCCGTTTCAGGGATCTCGTCCTCGGACAGTACGGCCCCGGAAACATCGACCACCATGCCGTTCCGGGTTACCGGCAGGAAGAAGGCGTCGCTCCAGACTCCCTGACCCCCACATTCGCTTTTCTGCGCTCCTACATCGACAACTGGCGCTGGCAGGGAGTGCCCTTCTATATCTGCTCGGGCAAGCGCCTGTCTCGCAAGTTGACCCGGATCGTCATCCAGTTCAAAGACGTGCCGCATTCCATGTTCCGGCACATTCTCGGGGAGAAAATCTCTTCGAATCGCCTCATCCTGGGCATCCAACCCGACGAAGTGATCAACCTGACCCTTCAGACCAAGTCTCCGGGGATGAGCAGCTTTCTGCGCACCGTGACCATGCGGTTCGACTACAACCATGAAGCAGAGAAATCCAGATTGAAGGATGCATACGAAAAGGTGCTCATGGACTGTCTGCTGGGCGACCAGATGCTTTTCTGGCGGCAGGACGCCGTGAAGCGTTGCTGGGCCTACCTCACCCCGATATTGGAAATGTGCGAGTCTTGCGGGGACAGGGCTCAGCATCTACATTTGTATCCAGCCGGAACCTGGGGACCCAAGGAAGTCGAGGCAACGTACGAAAACTATCTTCAGGATCACATCTAA
- a CDS encoding DUF2905 domain-containing protein: MLLKLLTLIVAFLVVTGLFRKVIHKLRLGRLPGDILIQRGKFRLYLPVTTSILVGSAAILLIWLMRH, encoded by the coding sequence ATGCTGTTGAAGCTCTTGACCCTGATTGTCGCTTTTCTTGTGGTCACCGGCCTCTTCCGGAAGGTGATCCACAAACTCAGGCTCGGCAGGCTTCCAGGCGACATCCTGATTCAACGCGGGAAATTCCGCCTTTACCTCCCCGTGACGACATCCATCCTGGTCGGTTCAGCCGCAATATTATTGATATGGCTGATGCGTCATTGA
- the dxs gene encoding 1-deoxy-D-xylulose-5-phosphate synthase, with translation MHSNSTATYMSREAIQLQQSADDHGPAFGNAAPEKGKIAPPKSGGLDGHALFSVINHPHDVTSLAIPELEAVASEVRRMIISTVSANGGHLAPSLGVVDLTLALLNIFNPEKDRLVWDVGHQAYAYKILTGRRESFHTLRTMGGISGFPRMAESPFDHFGVGHSSTSISAALGMAIARDLAGQDHSVAAIIGDGSMTAGLAYEGLNQAGDLGVGMTVVLNDNEMSISRNVGALSSFLSRKLSKRWVQRFKQQMETWMRQVPRFGDDLANYARLSESSLKSFFTPGMIFEAFKFNYIGPINGHNMQDMVNIFRQVKELDGPVLVHVLTTKGKGYVPAEKNPTYFHGVGCFVPETGESKKISGCLPPYTDVFGRTLVDLAEQNPKIVAITAAMPEGTGLNFFADTFPDRFFDVGICEQHAVTMAAGLASQGFHPVVAVYSTFLQRSYDQVVHDVCLQNLPVTICLDRAGLVGEDGATHHGAFDISYLRHIPNLLFMAPKDEGELQQMLATALNHNGPSAIRYPRGVGIGAKYQDTLHPLPLGQGELLRAGEDALIIALGSRVYPSLEAAEETVLETGKSVAVFNARFIKPLPAEQLLELASRYERIIIVEENVVAGGFGSAVLELLAAENMFNGQRIKLMGIPDAFVEHGPQRLLRKQLGLDKLGIKKALSELFA, from the coding sequence ATGCATAGCAATTCCACCGCCACATACATGTCCAGGGAGGCCATCCAATTGCAACAGTCCGCGGACGACCACGGTCCGGCTTTCGGAAACGCGGCTCCGGAAAAAGGAAAAATCGCTCCCCCAAAGTCTGGGGGATTGGATGGGCATGCGCTGTTTTCCGTGATCAATCACCCTCACGACGTTACTTCCCTGGCAATTCCCGAACTCGAAGCCGTGGCCTCGGAAGTTCGGCGAATGATCATCTCCACGGTTTCGGCAAATGGTGGCCATCTCGCTCCATCCCTGGGAGTGGTCGACCTGACTCTGGCCCTGCTGAACATCTTTAATCCCGAAAAGGACCGCCTGGTCTGGGATGTGGGTCACCAGGCCTATGCCTACAAGATTTTGACCGGAAGACGGGAGTCCTTTCACACGCTTCGCACCATGGGCGGAATCAGCGGCTTCCCCAGGATGGCCGAAAGCCCCTTTGACCACTTCGGCGTGGGCCATTCAAGCACGTCCATTTCCGCCGCCCTGGGCATGGCCATAGCCCGCGATCTGGCAGGCCAGGATCATTCCGTGGCCGCCATCATCGGCGACGGGTCCATGACCGCCGGGCTGGCATACGAGGGCTTGAATCAGGCGGGAGATTTGGGCGTGGGCATGACCGTGGTGCTCAATGATAATGAAATGTCGATTTCCCGGAACGTCGGAGCCCTCTCCTCCTTCCTGAGCCGCAAACTGTCAAAACGCTGGGTACAACGATTCAAACAGCAGATGGAAACCTGGATGCGCCAGGTTCCAAGGTTCGGCGACGACCTGGCCAATTATGCCCGTCTCAGTGAATCCTCCTTGAAAAGCTTCTTTACCCCGGGAATGATTTTCGAGGCCTTCAAATTCAACTACATCGGCCCGATCAACGGGCACAACATGCAGGACATGGTGAATATTTTCCGTCAGGTGAAGGAACTTGACGGGCCGGTTCTGGTGCATGTGCTCACGACCAAGGGCAAGGGCTATGTTCCGGCGGAAAAAAACCCCACCTACTTTCATGGTGTCGGTTGCTTCGTGCCCGAAACCGGTGAAAGCAAGAAAATATCCGGATGCCTGCCGCCCTACACGGATGTCTTCGGCCGGACTCTGGTCGACCTGGCCGAGCAAAACCCGAAAATTGTCGCTATCACCGCGGCCATGCCGGAAGGAACGGGGCTGAACTTTTTCGCGGATACGTTCCCCGACAGATTTTTTGATGTGGGAATCTGCGAACAGCATGCCGTGACCATGGCCGCGGGCTTGGCCTCCCAAGGCTTTCACCCCGTGGTTGCCGTGTATTCGACATTTCTGCAGAGATCCTACGATCAAGTGGTTCACGACGTGTGTCTCCAGAACCTGCCGGTGACCATCTGCCTGGACCGCGCCGGCCTGGTCGGCGAGGACGGGGCCACCCACCATGGCGCTTTCGACATTTCCTATCTGCGGCACATCCCCAACCTGTTGTTCATGGCGCCCAAGGATGAGGGCGAGCTTCAGCAGATGCTGGCCACGGCCCTGAACCATAATGGCCCTTCTGCCATTCGGTACCCCCGCGGCGTCGGCATCGGCGCGAAGTATCAGGATACCTTGCATCCCCTGCCCCTGGGCCAGGGAGAATTGCTGCGTGCCGGCGAAGATGCCCTGATCATTGCCCTTGGCAGCAGAGTCTATCCCAGTCTTGAGGCGGCCGAGGAAACAGTTCTGGAAACGGGGAAGTCCGTCGCCGTTTTCAATGCCCGCTTCATCAAGCCGCTGCCGGCCGAGCAACTGTTGGAGCTGGCCTCCCGGTACGAACGTATTATTATTGTGGAGGAAAACGTCGTAGCCGGAGGTTTCGGTTCCGCTGTCCTGGAGCTGCTGGCCGCCGAGAACATGTTCAACGGTCAACGGATCAAACTGATGGGCATTCCGGATGCCTTCGTGGAACACGGACCTCAACGCCTGTTGCGCAAGCAGCTTGGCCTGGACAAGCTCGGAATAAAAAAAGCATTGTCTGAACTCTTTGCGTAA
- a CDS encoding polyprenyl synthetase family protein translates to MMKAYLSEIGGEVDRFLAQCLKRDGVPDILLQAMEYSLLAGGKRLRPALCLVWAEMAGESRKHVLPAAAALECIHTYSLVHDDLPAMDDDDLRRGKPSNHKQFGEAMAILAGDALLTEAFGLLFSCTVSAERILSAGQELVRAAGASGMVGGQVLDMEWTGLDAVQVQDLSRMQELKTGALIRASCVCGAVLGGAGANDVERAEAYGVHMGRAFQITDDILDVTGDEDVLGKPVGSDVNMGKVTYPALLGLDASRRLARDHTDQALASLQPYDNHHAHFLRELAEYILIRSA, encoded by the coding sequence ATGATGAAAGCATACCTTTCTGAAATTGGCGGCGAGGTGGATCGCTTCCTGGCCCAGTGCCTCAAGCGTGACGGCGTCCCGGACATTCTGCTGCAGGCCATGGAATACAGTCTTCTGGCCGGAGGAAAACGCCTGAGGCCGGCTCTGTGTCTGGTTTGGGCCGAGATGGCCGGAGAAAGCAGGAAACATGTGCTGCCCGCTGCCGCGGCCCTGGAATGCATTCACACCTACTCCCTGGTGCATGATGACCTCCCCGCCATGGACGATGACGATCTGCGCCGCGGCAAACCTTCCAACCACAAGCAGTTCGGTGAGGCCATGGCCATCCTGGCTGGCGACGCTCTGCTGACCGAAGCTTTCGGCCTTTTGTTCTCATGCACGGTCTCCGCGGAGCGGATTCTCAGCGCAGGCCAGGAACTGGTCCGGGCTGCCGGCGCGAGCGGCATGGTCGGCGGACAAGTTCTGGACATGGAATGGACCGGCCTGGATGCGGTTCAAGTGCAGGATCTGTCCCGGATGCAGGAGTTGAAAACCGGAGCCCTGATCAGGGCGTCCTGTGTCTGTGGGGCCGTGCTTGGCGGGGCCGGGGCGAATGACGTGGAACGGGCCGAAGCCTATGGGGTCCACATGGGCAGGGCTTTTCAGATTACCGACGACATCCTGGATGTGACCGGAGATGAAGACGTGCTGGGCAAACCCGTCGGCAGTGATGTAAATATGGGCAAAGTGACCTACCCCGCCCTGCTCGGTCTCGACGCCAGTCGCCGTCTGGCTCGGGACCATACCGACCAAGCCTTGGCGTCTTTGCAGCCGTATGACAACCACCATGCGCATTTTTTACGTGAACTGGCCGAGTACATCCTGATCCGATCCGCATAG
- the xseB gene encoding exodeoxyribonuclease VII small subunit, translated as MSAKKKEPGFDARLADLQRIVARLEGEDLPLEEGVALFKDGVALAKSCRRQLDTARNEVMILSQGLLEPFEQTDGTVDLSSAFPESSDDESIPF; from the coding sequence ATGAGTGCCAAGAAAAAAGAACCCGGCTTTGATGCCCGTTTGGCGGATCTGCAGCGGATTGTCGCACGTCTCGAGGGAGAGGACCTGCCCCTGGAGGAAGGGGTGGCCCTGTTCAAGGATGGCGTCGCCTTGGCGAAAAGCTGTCGTCGGCAATTGGATACGGCCCGTAACGAGGTGATGATTTTATCCCAAGGCCTACTCGAGCCCTTTGAGCAGACAGATGGGACCGTTGATCTGAGCAGTGCTTTTCCGGAGAGCAGTGATGATGAAAGCATACCTTTCTGA
- a CDS encoding M48 family metallopeptidase, which produces MHSIQLHDGRSCTYQIRESIRARRIRLRLSSREGMVVIIPKGMSTRKDDLEVLIRNKSSWISRHLNRFRSREHSHPSPEMPKLPEFLDFQSIREQWFITYATSPEENDSLVRIRETGPKTLHMTNGLAHPTASVVALQQWVRQRAGRLLPSWLNQISDELALPFSKVTIRNQRSRWGSCTRGKNISLNCKLLFLPRQWTRYVLIHELCHTRIMNHGPEFWTLVRRYEPQAKQIREAMRLAWQELPAWLTTAARNN; this is translated from the coding sequence ATGCACAGCATTCAACTGCATGACGGACGATCCTGCACGTATCAGATCAGGGAGTCGATCCGTGCAAGACGAATTCGACTTCGTCTTTCTTCCAGAGAGGGAATGGTGGTGATCATTCCCAAGGGCATGTCCACTCGAAAGGACGATCTGGAGGTGTTGATCCGGAACAAGTCGTCCTGGATTAGCCGCCACCTGAACAGATTCAGGAGCAGAGAACACAGCCATCCCTCCCCTGAAATGCCAAAGCTTCCGGAATTTCTTGATTTCCAATCCATCCGGGAACAGTGGTTCATTACCTACGCCACGTCTCCCGAGGAAAATGATAGCTTGGTGCGGATACGAGAAACAGGCCCAAAAACTCTGCACATGACCAATGGCTTAGCTCACCCGACGGCAAGCGTTGTTGCTTTACAGCAGTGGGTCCGGCAGCGGGCGGGAAGGCTCCTGCCTTCCTGGCTGAATCAAATTTCAGATGAACTGGCATTGCCGTTTTCCAAGGTGACGATCAGGAATCAACGCTCAAGGTGGGGAAGTTGCACACGAGGGAAAAACATCAGCCTGAACTGCAAATTGCTTTTTCTTCCGAGGCAATGGACGCGGTATGTGCTCATCCATGAACTCTGTCATACCAGAATCATGAACCATGGGCCTGAGTTCTGGACCCTCGTACGCAGATACGAACCTCAGGCGAAACAGATCCGCGAGGCCATGCGCCTTGCATGGCAGGAACTCCCCGCATGGCTGACCACAGCGGCTCGAAATAATTGA
- a CDS encoding extracellular solute-binding protein, translating to MKLFLLVLLFLFPSLSWAEDVPWRHGFSLHEDLKYDEDFTHFEYVNPEAPKGGEIRLAGIGTFDSLNPFILRGTAPLGLGMIFETLTVQSQDEPFSEYGLIAESIQIPDDHSWVAFALRPEARFHDGSPITVDDVIFTLQILQTQGHPFYRAYYANVVSAEEVGPGEVRFNFGDSMNRELPLIVGQMPVLSKAYWQDREFDRTTLDIPLGSGPYRIARVDAGRSITYERVEDYWAADLPVNKGRHNFDRYRYEYYRDVNVALEAFKAGQYDFRQENVARLWASGYEGPALRQGRIIMEEIPHELPTGMQGFVFNTRRPAFRDPLVREALTEVFDFEWSNQNLFHGAYTRTRSYFSNSELASKGLPSPEELELLEPHRDRLPERIFTAEFQPPETDGTGNIRPNIRRALALLAEAGWSVSERDRQLRHSTTGELMEFEILLDSPTFERVCLPYVRNLERLGIAARVRTVDATQYQNRMNDFDFDMTVGLFPQSLSPGNEQRDFWTSESAATPGSRNIAGVRDQAVDELVDLIIAAPDRDSLISRTRALDRILLWNHYVVPHWHSRVFRVAYWDKFARPEISPKYGLPVDAWWVK from the coding sequence ATGAAATTGTTTCTTCTCGTCCTTCTTTTTCTTTTCCCTTCCCTGTCCTGGGCCGAGGATGTTCCTTGGCGGCATGGCTTCTCTTTGCATGAAGATCTGAAATATGACGAAGATTTCACCCATTTCGAGTATGTCAATCCCGAGGCTCCCAAGGGCGGGGAGATACGTTTGGCTGGAATCGGCACCTTCGACAGCTTGAATCCCTTTATTTTGCGGGGAACCGCCCCTCTTGGGCTGGGCATGATCTTCGAGACGCTGACCGTACAATCCCAGGATGAACCTTTCTCGGAGTACGGGTTGATTGCCGAAAGCATTCAAATTCCCGACGACCATTCCTGGGTCGCCTTCGCTTTGCGACCGGAGGCCAGGTTTCACGATGGATCACCCATTACTGTGGATGACGTGATTTTTACGCTGCAAATCCTGCAGACCCAGGGACATCCCTTTTACCGAGCCTATTACGCCAATGTGGTTTCCGCTGAAGAAGTCGGCCCCGGGGAGGTTCGATTTAATTTCGGCGATTCAATGAATCGCGAACTTCCGCTGATTGTCGGGCAGATGCCCGTACTTTCCAAAGCCTACTGGCAGGATCGTGAATTTGACCGTACCACGCTGGATATCCCACTGGGCAGCGGTCCTTATCGAATCGCGCGGGTGGATGCCGGGCGATCCATCACCTATGAACGCGTTGAGGATTACTGGGCCGCTGACTTGCCGGTCAACAAGGGGCGGCACAATTTCGACCGCTACCGGTACGAATACTACCGCGACGTCAACGTGGCCCTGGAGGCTTTCAAGGCCGGGCAATATGATTTTCGCCAGGAAAACGTGGCCCGTCTCTGGGCTTCGGGATATGAAGGACCGGCACTGCGCCAGGGACGGATCATCATGGAGGAGATCCCTCATGAACTGCCCACTGGAATGCAGGGATTCGTCTTCAATACCCGGCGTCCGGCTTTCCGAGACCCTCTGGTTCGCGAAGCTCTAACCGAAGTGTTCGATTTTGAATGGTCCAACCAGAATCTTTTTCACGGCGCCTATACCCGGACGCGAAGTTATTTTTCCAATTCCGAACTGGCATCGAAGGGCCTCCCCTCGCCGGAAGAACTGGAACTGCTGGAACCTCACCGCGATCGTCTTCCCGAAAGAATTTTCACCGCAGAATTTCAACCTCCGGAAACGGACGGCACCGGCAACATCCGACCAAATATCCGTCGCGCCCTGGCCCTGCTGGCTGAAGCCGGGTGGTCCGTCTCTGAGCGGGATCGTCAGTTACGACATAGCACTACCGGGGAGTTGATGGAATTTGAAATATTGCTCGACAGCCCCACCTTTGAACGGGTCTGCCTTCCCTATGTACGCAACCTGGAGCGTCTGGGCATCGCGGCCCGGGTGCGCACCGTGGACGCGACGCAATACCAGAACCGCATGAACGACTTTGATTTCGACATGACAGTGGGGCTGTTCCCGCAATCACTTTCCCCGGGCAATGAGCAGCGCGACTTCTGGACCTCTGAATCCGCCGCGACACCGGGTTCACGCAATATCGCCGGAGTCCGGGATCAGGCAGTGGATGAACTGGTGGACTTGATCATCGCCGCCCCTGATCGGGACAGCCTGATTTCCCGGACCAGGGCGCTGGACAGGATTCTACTCTGGAATCATTACGTCGTCCCGCACTGGCATTCCAGGGTATTTCGCGTGGCCTACTGGGACAAGTTCGCCCGACCCGAGATTTCTCCCAAGTATGGGCTGCCAGTGGATGCATGGTGGGTGAAATAG
- a CDS encoding microcin C ABC transporter permease YejB, with translation MSAYILRRILLMIPTLLGIMILNFIIIQAAPGGPVERVIAELRGHDVTATARFAGTERGEHQALHLTGPTESRYRGAQGIDPDLIAELERMYGFDQPPVKRFLQMIGNYARFDFGESFYRDQSVTTLILQKLPVSISLGLWTTLLVYVISIPLGIRKAVRDGSTFDVATSAMVIVGYAIPGFLFAVLLIVLFAGGSFLDLFPLRGLTSEHWHELSWPMRILDYFWHLTLPVTAMVIGGFAGLTMLTKNSFLEEINKQYVITARSKGLNESQVLYGHVFRNAMLIVVAGFPSAFIGILFTSALLIEVIFSLDGLGLLGFEAAINRDYPVMFGTLYIFTLLGLVLNLIGDLMYTLIDPRIDFESRG, from the coding sequence ATGTCCGCCTACATCCTGCGCCGTATTCTGCTTATGATTCCCACCCTTCTGGGGATCATGATCCTGAACTTCATAATTATCCAGGCTGCCCCCGGGGGGCCGGTCGAACGCGTCATCGCGGAGCTGCGCGGCCATGACGTCACGGCAACTGCGCGTTTCGCAGGTACGGAGCGGGGGGAGCATCAGGCCTTGCACCTGACCGGACCAACCGAATCCAGATACAGGGGCGCTCAAGGCATTGACCCGGACCTGATTGCCGAACTGGAGCGGATGTATGGTTTTGATCAGCCGCCAGTGAAGCGTTTCTTGCAAATGATCGGCAACTATGCCCGCTTTGATTTCGGTGAAAGCTTTTACCGGGACCAAAGCGTGACGACATTGATCCTTCAGAAGTTGCCCGTTTCCATTTCTCTGGGGCTCTGGACTACCCTGCTTGTCTACGTCATCTCCATTCCTCTGGGGATTCGCAAGGCGGTACGGGACGGGTCCACTTTCGACGTGGCCACAAGCGCCATGGTCATCGTCGGATACGCTATTCCGGGGTTTCTGTTCGCGGTCTTGTTGATCGTCCTTTTTGCCGGCGGGAGCTTTTTGGATCTTTTTCCTCTGCGCGGCCTGACATCAGAGCACTGGCATGAACTGAGCTGGCCCATGCGCATCCTGGATTATTTCTGGCATCTGACCCTGCCGGTCACGGCCATGGTCATTGGTGGTTTCGCCGGCTTGACCATGTTGACCAAGAATTCTTTCCTTGAAGAAATCAACAAGCAGTATGTGATCACTGCCCGCTCCAAAGGACTTAACGAATCCCAGGTGCTGTACGGCCATGTGTTCCGCAACGCCATGCTCATCGTAGTCGCCGGCTTTCCCAGCGCCTTTATCGGCATCCTTTTCACCAGCGCGTTGCTCATCGAGGTCATTTTTTCCCTGGACGGACTCGGGCTCTTGGGATTTGAGGCCGCGATCAACAGAGACTATCCGGTGATGTTCGGCACCTTGTATATTTTCACCCTCCTTGGCTTGGTTCTCAATCTGATCGGCGACTTGATGTACACCCTGATCGATCCCAGAATCGATTTCGAGTCTAGAGGCTGA
- a CDS encoding TrmH family RNA methyltransferase gives MTDKTDQDQDFWTIGRKPVQEILFAKPEQVDLVYIQNDVRSRALERIVDICKSQKVRFRMVSAGELQRIHSGNHQGALARIFQPGFTNMGAVLEQVTKAPLPLVLALDQVQDPGNLGTLARTMVALGGAGMILPKNRTAFPGTVAAKAGAGALNKLPIAHVTNLARSLDYCREQGFTVYGCAVDAEGENMFRMIPAYPSILVLGNEDKGIRPNVLKRCDHKIFIPMPGIMQSLNVAQAGAIALGMFAKTRDEMA, from the coding sequence ATGACGGACAAGACAGACCAGGACCAGGATTTTTGGACTATCGGCAGGAAACCTGTTCAGGAGATCCTTTTCGCGAAGCCGGAACAGGTTGATCTCGTTTATATACAGAACGATGTTCGCTCCAGGGCACTAGAACGGATCGTGGACATCTGCAAAAGCCAAAAGGTGCGCTTCCGCATGGTTTCCGCGGGGGAATTGCAACGAATTCATTCGGGAAACCACCAAGGTGCATTGGCGCGAATTTTTCAGCCCGGCTTCACCAACATGGGGGCAGTACTTGAACAGGTCACAAAAGCCCCACTGCCTCTGGTCCTGGCTCTAGACCAGGTCCAGGATCCGGGAAACCTCGGGACATTGGCTCGGACCATGGTCGCCCTGGGTGGAGCAGGAATGATCCTTCCCAAGAACAGGACCGCTTTCCCCGGAACAGTTGCCGCGAAAGCGGGCGCTGGCGCATTGAACAAACTGCCCATCGCGCATGTGACCAACTTGGCGCGCAGTCTGGATTATTGCCGGGAACAAGGGTTCACAGTGTATGGGTGTGCCGTGGATGCGGAGGGAGAAAACATGTTCAGGATGATTCCGGCATATCCGTCAATCCTTGTTCTAGGTAATGAGGATAAGGGGATCAGGCCAAATGTCTTAAAACGCTGCGACCATAAAATCTTCATTCCCATGCCGGGCATCATGCAATCCCTGAACGTTGCCCAAGCCGGGGCCATCGCCTTGGGCATGTTCGCCAAAACCAGGGACGAAATGGCCTGA